The following proteins are encoded in a genomic region of Ostrea edulis chromosome 7, xbOstEdul1.1, whole genome shotgun sequence:
- the LOC125656944 gene encoding uncharacterized protein LOC125656944, whose protein sequence is MPYTEGLVIKLCSFCPEPLNLTCTVCEIGLCFTCLADHLETENEFGHYVCLYRDKLSSKSIRKLCRKHAWNICEWLCTSSLLPVCHECLDIDPAVNIHSLVRRNVRRIRNELRTLTSVVKPRYDTIKKEVYLSMEAQRPGVRQIVRHIINLVTSPHSYAFNCDWREYINRRLERMRVSVVRFDGSVFEELLLHALKIERRMKILTDYARELSDKLLDYNFLQNPCVYTIGNPFIVLNATQFFHEVRKTIASATPTNPKDIEKKTESKDVHTPVSKSFLQRPKLLTTTKVAKSDQELSIESMYNGCSRFVIAADGPIYILTVLVFEHNGTSMMHGIVVQNLHGQIIFHKATEVISEKSPLHCAVSSTLNQRHLVAVGSVLMEVNLEQGFVRILQRSKKWRYVDLSFTYTGSLLALQEKNKGGRLHERQYRITRCDLEGRILHLINYDTSSVYSPYRIRERIDGGICLMDRATGNLFVLNITGEIKYRNEASPWRQFLLHLLCDRYGNTLIYDNAKSSIHLLDDDMKMIHGIKLRKTVIESTCIDNENRLVCLCTHSDEEFKIQIYSYMEFEDWV, encoded by the coding sequence ATGCCATATACAGAGGGATTGGTTATCAAATTATGCAGTTTCTGTCCCGAGCCTCTAAATTTGACCTGTACGGTATGCGAAATAGGACTATGTTTTACGTGTTTGGCAGATCATTTAGAGACCGAAAATGAGTTTGGACATTACGTCTGTCTCTACAGAGACAAATTATCAAGTAAAAGCATAAGGAAGTTGTGTAGGAAACACGCGTGGAACATCTGTGAATGGCTGTGCACTTCAAGTTTACTACCTGTCTGCCATGAATGTTTAGATATTGATCCAGCGGTAAACATACACAGCCTAGTTAGGCGAAACGTTAGGAGAATAAGAAATGAGCTAAGAACATTGACCTCTGTTGTTAAACCACGATACGACACAATAAAAAAGGAGGTTTATTTAAGTATGGAAGCGCAGAGACCAGGGGTAAGACAAATAGTTCGTCATATCATCAACCTCGTTACATCGCCTCATTCGTATGCCTTTAACTGCGATTGGAGGGAATACATTAATCGAAGGTTGGAGCGGATGAGGGTATCGGTGGTTAGATTTGATGGTAGTGTATTTGAAGAGCTTCTATTACATGCTCTAAAGATAGAGAGAAGAATGAAAATTCTCACAGACTATGCCAGAGAACTATCGGATAAGCTTCTGGACTATAACTTCCTACAGAATCCATGCGTTTACACTATTGGTAATCCGTTTATAGTATTAAATGCTACACAATTTTTTCACGAAGTACGTAAAACAATCGCATCAGCTACGCCAACAAATCCAAAGGACATTGAAAAGAAAACCGAGAGCAAGGACGTCCACACACCAGTCTCAAAGTCCTTCCTTCAGCGTCCAAAACTCTTAACTACAACCAAAGTAGCAAAAAGTGACCAAGAATTGTCTATTGAAAGTATGTACAATGGCTGTTCTCGCTTTGTGATAGCGGCGGATGGTCCTATCTATATATTGACGGTTCTAGTTTTCGAACATAACGGGACGTCCATGATGCATGGTATAGTGGTACAAAATCTCCATGGTCAAATTATATTTCACAAAGCCACGGAAGTGATATCTGAAAAGAGTCCATTGCACTGTGCTGTAAGTTCAACACTGAATCAAAGGCACCTCGTGGCTGTTGGGAGTGTGTTGATGGAAGTAAATCTGGAACAGGGATTTGTTAGGATACTCCAACGGAGCAAGAAATGGAGATATGTGGATTTAAGTTTCACATACACAGGCTCCCTGCTTGCTCTCCAAGAAAAGAATAAAGGAGGTCGTCTTCATGAACGTCAATACAGAATTACAAGGTGCGATTTGGAAGGAAGAATTTTGCATTTGATCAACTATGACACAAGTTCAGTTTATTCCCCGTacagaattcgggagagaatTGATGGAGGTATTTGTCTGATGGACAGAGCTACGGGAAATCTGTTTGTTCTAAATATTACTGGCGAAATAAAATACCGAAATGAAGCCTCACCCTGGCGACAATTCTTACTGCACCTGTTGTGTGACAGGTATGGGAACACTCTTATCTACGACAATGCTAAATCATCTATTCATCTTCTTGATGACGATATGAAAATGATACATGggataaaattaagaaaaactgtCATCGAAAGTACCTGTATAGATAATGAAAACAGACTGGTTTGCTTGTGTACCCATAGTGATGAGGAATTTAAAATCCAAATTTACAGTTATATGGAATTTGAAGACTGGGTCTGA